The genome window TACACAGGTTTGCTAGTGATTTGATATTTTCTTGGGATAATTTTTTGTTTCACAAATGCGTTCAGTAACGGTAGGTCAAAAACTCATTTttggtaaatttaaataaacggCATACAGATGCTATGATATAGATAACATACGAGTGgtaaattatatggcaaaatataagGAAGATGTAATAGATGATGCATTTTATAAGTGAGATCTAGGCTAGAAAATCTCAAATCTTAATAGAAATGTTATATACAAGCTAATTTCTTGCGGGACAACTTTCGCTACGATAGGATAGGATATTTAGCGATTTGTGACGGCAATAACCATTAGTGAACAATGATAGCCGTAACATGTGTTGTTTAAAAAAACAGCAGATTATAGAAGAATTTCCACATTATTTAGGTACGTTGTTTCACGTCCGCCGCAGCCGTTCTGATCAATACTTAATAACTACTTACTATCTGATGGTCTATGAACACCTATGAGGTGACATTACTTCTGGTACATTCTTATTGATATTTCTAGCTAGCATCACTAACAGATAAACAGTAATTTGATATTTCAGACTCGGGCCACATGGATTTTTATCAATGAATAGTGAAACAGCAACAGGCAATGCCGGTTTAAAGGATGTTATTCTCTCATTGAAATGGATATGTAAAAACATTGACAAATTTAACGgtgacaaaaacaaaataacgcTAATGGGACACAGTTCTGGTGCATCATTGAtacattatttaatgttaacaaaGAAGACCACAAATCTTTTTCAGCAAGTAATTCTCATAAGTGGAAGTGCATTAAATCAAAGAGTACTGTCTAGATATCCTACAGAAATAGCTCTCCAACTAGCTCATGAACTAGGTATTCAAACTGATAGCATAGACACAAGTACAATATTGAAAACGTTAACAGAAATTGATCCATTTGAAATTTCGGATTCTGATGGTAAATTGGTCCTAGCTAATGAAACTGCCCTACAAACTCTGTCTCTATTTGTCCCTAATATTGAAATTTCGTCGTCACACTCAATCTTAGCAGAACATCCAAAGTTTATAGTTAAGGAAGGGCTTCCGCAAAATGTACGAGTGTTGACAGGCATCAACAGTATGGAAGGCTTTTACATGTATCCTCGAATAATGAAACGTTTTGAAGAATTACAATTCATTCACCAAAATAAACAAATCTTAATACCTTCTGATATCGAATATCCTTTGAATTCCAGAAACTCAATAGAACTGGGAGAcctaatattcaaattttattttaaaaacgatTCAAGAATCACGCATTATAATAGTGATCGTTTAATTGAGTATATATCagatattatttatgtttacaaTGTAGATCTCTGGACCAGAATACATAAGCTAAGAAGAGAAAGCAgagaattatatttttacgagTTTGAATTCGATGGAGCATTAAACTGGGCGAAGCTTATGTATGATATTCAAAAGCCCGGTGTCTCACATGCAGATGAGTTGggatatttatttttgactaatattaccaaaaatattattgactctATAGATGGAAGGACTCGTAAAATCCTCAATACCATGCTAGAGTTTATCACAAACTTTGTTAAGTATGGGTAAGAATTATgttcatcattttatttatttagttatacgTACCTTTATATAAGCTCATAAAATTCCAAAGAATATACATTATCTATTTTTGAATACCTAGAGTATTTAATActgaggctgagatctataggcatacttagactttgctcagactttacttacataaaacttaccCGAgtataagcttagcataatctttgatttcgattttgacttgtttttatagttatttgacagcccaatgcaaaagttaaGCTAGCCTTTTTTTCACGCTCAGGTAAGAttaacgtaagtaaagtctaactACGATCtacagatctcagccttagtgtTATCCCTATCTACACGTAGCAGTTTTTTTCTTATTAGTAATAATTGGTACTTACTCATGAAATTCTATTCCTACCGAGATACCTATACACACACATGGTATTTTGaaaagggcggtgatggccaactatatattatatgccATAAAAAACACATTCGTATGTCCTATTAATAAAAACGACTTTTGTGTATTCGATTTTATAATTCTAgtaataaatatcattttagGAATCCAACACCACCCCACACAAACAGTAATACCACATGGCCAGAATATGGTATGGATCAAAATTACCTTGTAATAAATGATGAACTGAAAGTGATGCAAAGAAATGCATCGGAACGATATAAAAGAATGTGTTTTTGGGATCAAGTGTACGAGgagtattataaatatgtaagaGACGGTGGAATGCTGCAAAGGAAAATAGCGCCTTAGAACACCAATGATTTCCAACAGCAGAAGTCTACTTTCGGCCAATGATGGCTGAAAGACACTACGAACAATATTcatgtacacaaataaaatttgaacaacaaaattttatgaacgatgcgggatacaaacccacgacctccggcgttccgtgccggtgctctaacccactgagctaaccgttcgagtaccgcctcgttataaaattctgtttgctttgttcaactctcaggttgtggctgtaaagtagatcctctaCAATTCTTCATGTAGAtgaaaagtttttcaaattttatttgtgtattaatcctagaagtgagggttatcactttaaaaaacataacatattgttgaTATTCATGTATATAGTAAGAATGCAGACTACCACTTAATAGACGTAAGGGACTTGGATCGGCAACAGATATAAATGGTTATAAATTTGGAACAATTGATTTGGAAACGTGTACAGACAAAGCAGCGAGTATTCTACGGATATACCCAGTAACGACGTTCGTTTTCGTCGTCCATGTTAACACTTCCGTGTGCTTTCACAAGGGTCTCTATACGCACTGGTCGTAAAAATTCGGAAAAAAAACCTGACGTTTGagaaaaatatatctatgtCTTGAATGTGTTAATCTATTATTTTGCAATTATTAATTCTTCTAGTTGGAACGAAGTTCCACATGGGACATTGCGGAGCCTCTGAAGGGTACCCTAGTCGGCAAAAAACGTCGTTAAGGACGTTAAAAAAAAGCGTAAGATGactgttatttaatatattttactaaacaccattctataatatttttttaatttttggaaatAATGACGGGAcactttgaaatatttgtttataagccttgtccgttgaagtttcacttctaccaatCATATGAAAATCTACCCTTCAATCATCCAACAACATGTCTAGGCACTTTAGACATTCAAAGGAAATTTTTGGGAACTTTGATACATAAGTCTCGTAGTCAAATCGTGACGAGCAACACGCTTCTAATAATAGATTAGCTATGAAGCGCTTGAGACACTGTTGTCTTTGCGTAACTATCGCTCTGGTGGGTaactaacggccattcccaatattcagtctatctccggttgtggcctactggagataaaaaatcgtaactatcgttgacttttctgtcccaataataatatcgacggtaactcaccttatctgtacacgctgtctgtcaatgggacgaccgCGACGtctagcttaccagcgatagaagtttgtatggaaattacaattcacgcgtcccaatataaggcgataagaatgacttatcgggtatattgggacagcttcagattattgacagctaattactgacagaagaaggtagttatgtatctctatctgtagatagtatatcggGAACGGCCATAAGTAAAGCAAAGGAAGAAGGAAAGCACATTCTtaattcaaaacatttattaaCACTGAAGCAGTAGCAGGGGTAAGTCACGCAACCAGCTCTTCTATATTAACATTTTCCCGCGCTTCTTGAAATGCTGCGATGAGTGCTGCCAGCTCTATCCGCTCGCTACAACCGCTAGACAGGCGCACTTCACTTTCCGCCATCTTTATTAGCAACGATATCAAAACTTCCGGGGGTAGCTTCACTGCAACACCAAGATAAGGTATAAGAGCTTATTAAAGCCATGTATTCACTGAGAAACAATTCTttataaacactatttcaaaagcAAAACCTATGTGTTTCTGAAATAGTTTAATATGTTTCTGAAACATGTGCAATGTATGCAGTAAACACTaatggtgttattacaaaactaCAATTTTCTATTAGTCGCTTGAGtagttagacactgtttaacaaaacgcATGTCTAaaccatgtttaaattattttttctactaCCACCGTACGTGTTTCTCGCGATGTTTCTATGCTCCCCGATTGGAGTGGACAAGTGTGGACGCGAGATTCAGTTATTTATAATCATGACAGTAGTGTGGGAcgacaacatttttttttctttcgactagccattaaaaataaatatacgcGGCACCCAACAACGCTATCCCTCAGGCGACATATTTAAACAACTGGGGTGTAGACGACCAAGTTCCCGAAACATTAAGTGTTGCTTCCATTGTTACAGAAACTTTGCTTCCGAAAAGTGTTTCTCAGTGAATAAATGGCTTTAAAAGAGAGAAAACGATGTTAAAGAAGACATAATGAAATGaaacttgtttatttgtttaaatcgTGGAAACATATAGACCTTAACATATCGGTGTACAAATATTTCATGGTCAATATTagaattattacatttatacgTCATACATATAACAAAGCTATAATGTCAATGTTTGCCGTTAGGTAgtcgtttaatattaaaaatactaggAGCTAATGACCCTTCtgtaaacctattttaagcccTCGATTgcaaaaaacatggccgacatcgatcagctgtctcGTATTTGACGTTTGTTTTTCGATGTCAGTCAGTTCATAGCtgttattagttataattaacaatctatttttcgtttttgtcttaaactactttgtcacatacttattgtactgtcaatagtattccttttaattggcgtatctattctgtataatttttaatatactcttttcattttgttagctgtaaggaattataaataaacctaCAGACTAGGCCCGCTTCTCAAAACTTTACTTTTGACAAATGATTTGGATGTCTTTGGCACGAGACatttttggcgagacaacaggcttgtcgaattgtttaaagacaaatattggcggaattaacactaaagaaaactcaaatcatttgtataattatggatttccgcaaagtaacgcctacttcaataaaaagaataaaaaatgataagTAATTGACATCCATAGACAGTTCCTcgttaaaacatattttttgtacgAATGGCAACATTGTGTAGGTACTATAAAGACATATTACTTATCGGAGGTTTATCAAACGATTATGACTAAGGAATTTTAgcgaacgttcgataggcttaaaacacgttttaactaatataggtTTGTACTTGTgataagcgttttattatgaataaggcggttAGAATATGTGCGTTAGCTATTGATTTAATATTctaaatactaaggagctaatgccaagcgtggccgactgttacgacttgtcaatcaaaatcggttaaaataacaatagatcCGCTTTCCTTCTCTAtcttgttatatctcaaagatgCCCTTCTCTTTGGCTCGCTTTGCTTTTCTATAGCTAgtgcactgtttttttttatccactCACGCGGATTCGGTTTCATTCGTTAGTTAGGTCGCCGTAGTTCGCTATATGCGGACCAGGCCTCAAGTTAATGTGGATGCAAGTTAAAGAAAAATAAGTTCTAGGCCTTTGATCAAATATGTGCTACATTCAATGTTGTGATGGCCTTAAAAAAGGGCATAATAAACCAGGCCATCACGTTAGCGTTGCATTAAATAAAGTAATCACATTTATAGGTCACAAAAACAAGTTAGGAGTTTCTTATCGTATAATTTGTGAAACTCCGAAGCACTCTCGAAAAGTACCAAAAAGAGCTGACACTGGATTTGCGCGTTCGACACCATGAGGCAAAAGATGTTAGGTCTTAGTAGTCTCAATAATGATACGAACTTTTGAAGCCGAAACGCTATTTGGACGCTACTT of Leptidea sinapis chromosome 38, ilLepSina1.1, whole genome shotgun sequence contains these proteins:
- the LOC126975963 gene encoding venom carboxylesterase-6-like isoform X3; this translates as MLRLINTLTISYLVAVIVSTYAKVEYNIVETSSGLVRGRLDQYKSTKYYSYKGIPYAESPTGSLRFQPPVPKQPWTGVYNATQYGPVCPQSVWRYKREQMSEDCLVLNIFVPVTNNSDKLLPVVVNIHGGGFRTLSGDSQYIYGPELLLQKLVIFISVNFRLGPHGFLSMNSETATGNAGLKDVILSLKWICKNIDKFNGDKNKITLMGHSSGASLIHYLMLTKKTTNLFQQVILISGSALNQRVLSRYPTEIALQLAHELDLWTRIHKLRRESRELYFYEFEFDGALNWAKLMYDIQKPGVSHADELGYLFLTNITKNIIDSIDGRTRKILNTMLEFITNFVKYGNPTPPHTNSNTTWPEYGMDQNYLVINDELKVMQRNASERYKRMCFWDQVYEEYYKYVRDGGMLQRKIAP
- the LOC126975963 gene encoding juvenile hormone esterase-like isoform X1; this encodes MLRLINTLTISYLVAVIVSTYAKVEYNIVETSSGLVRGRLDQYKSTKYYSYKGIPYAESPTGSLRFQPPVPKQPWTGVYNATQYGPVCPQSVWRYKREQMSEDCLVLNIFVPVTNNSDKLLPVVVNIHGGGFRTLSGDSQYIYGPELLLQKLVIFISVNFRLGPHGFLSMNSETATGNAGLKDVILSLKWICKNIDKFNGDKNKITLMGHSSGASLIHYLMLTKKTTNLFQQVILISGSALNQRVLSRYPTEIALQLAHELGIQTDSIDTSTILKTLTEIDPFEISDSDGKLVLANETALQTLSLFVPNIEISSSHSILAEHPKFIVKEGLPQNVRVLTGINSMEGFYMYPRIMKRFEELQFIHQNKQILIPSDIEYPLNSRNSIELGDLIFKFYFKNDSRITHYNSDRLIEYISDIIYVYNVDLWTRIHKLRRESRELYFYEFEFDGALNWAKLMYDIQKPGVSHADELGYLFLTNITKNIIDSIDGRTRKILNTMLEFITNFVKYGNPTPPHTNSNTTWPEYGMDQNYLVINDELKVMQRNASERYKRMCFWDQVYEEYYKYVRDGGMLQRKIAP
- the LOC126975963 gene encoding juvenile hormone esterase-like isoform X2; this translates as MSEDCLVLNIFVPVTNNSDKLLPVVVNIHGGGFRTLSGDSQYIYGPELLLQKLVIFISVNFRLGPHGFLSMNSETATGNAGLKDVILSLKWICKNIDKFNGDKNKITLMGHSSGASLIHYLMLTKKTTNLFQQVILISGSALNQRVLSRYPTEIALQLAHELGIQTDSIDTSTILKTLTEIDPFEISDSDGKLVLANETALQTLSLFVPNIEISSSHSILAEHPKFIVKEGLPQNVRVLTGINSMEGFYMYPRIMKRFEELQFIHQNKQILIPSDIEYPLNSRNSIELGDLIFKFYFKNDSRITHYNSDRLIEYISDIIYVYNVDLWTRIHKLRRESRELYFYEFEFDGALNWAKLMYDIQKPGVSHADELGYLFLTNITKNIIDSIDGRTRKILNTMLEFITNFVKYGNPTPPHTNSNTTWPEYGMDQNYLVINDELKVMQRNASERYKRMCFWDQVYEEYYKYVRDGGMLQRKIAP
- the LOC126975963 gene encoding juvenile hormone esterase-like isoform X4; this translates as MNSETATGNAGLKDVILSLKWICKNIDKFNGDKNKITLMGHSSGASLIHYLMLTKKTTNLFQQVILISGSALNQRVLSRYPTEIALQLAHELGIQTDSIDTSTILKTLTEIDPFEISDSDGKLVLANETALQTLSLFVPNIEISSSHSILAEHPKFIVKEGLPQNVRVLTGINSMEGFYMYPRIMKRFEELQFIHQNKQILIPSDIEYPLNSRNSIELGDLIFKFYFKNDSRITHYNSDRLIEYISDIIYVYNVDLWTRIHKLRRESRELYFYEFEFDGALNWAKLMYDIQKPGVSHADELGYLFLTNITKNIIDSIDGRTRKILNTMLEFITNFVKYGNPTPPHTNSNTTWPEYGMDQNYLVINDELKVMQRNASERYKRMCFWDQVYEEYYKYVRDGGMLQRKIAP